From the Desulfosarcina sp. BuS5 genome, one window contains:
- a CDS encoding IS66 family transposase, with protein sequence MPKGHKEFETLLANCLTHGRRQFVDVLQSFPEECSYVLEILAEVYKNDKITKEQNMEAEERLRFHQDNSGPLMKKLNTWFHKQIDQHLVEPNSGLGQAIGYMLKHWEALTLFLREPGVPLDNNICEQALKKVVLHRKNALFYKTEHGAMVGDLFMSLIHTCNLSGTNPFDYLTALLEHASELSESPDKWMPWNYKSALIEPDNPEA encoded by the coding sequence TTGCCGAAAGGACACAAAGAATTCGAAACTCTGCTGGCAAATTGTCTTACACATGGACGAAGACAGTTTGTTGACGTACTGCAAAGCTTCCCGGAAGAGTGCAGTTATGTACTCGAAATCCTCGCAGAGGTATATAAAAATGATAAGATTACCAAAGAACAGAACATGGAAGCTGAAGAACGGCTGCGGTTTCATCAGGACAACAGCGGTCCGCTGATGAAAAAGCTCAACACCTGGTTTCACAAACAAATAGACCAACATTTGGTGGAGCCCAACAGCGGGCTGGGCCAGGCTATTGGCTACATGCTCAAACATTGGGAGGCGTTGACCCTTTTTCTCAGGGAACCAGGTGTACCTTTGGACAACAATATTTGCGAACAGGCTTTGAAAAAGGTCGTTCTGCATCGCAAGAATGCTCTGTTTTATAAAACTGAGCATGGTGCCATGGTAGGTGATCTGTTCATGAGTCTGATTCATACCTGTAATTTATCCGGTACCAATCCTTTTGATTACCTGACAGCACTGCTGGAACATGCCTCTGAGTTGTCAGAATCCCCAGACAAATGGATGCCGTGGAATTATAAATCCGCACTGATTGAACCGGACAATCCTGAAGCATAA
- the mntA gene encoding type VII toxin-antitoxin system MntA family adenylyltransferase antitoxin has protein sequence MKSAKIIKKLLKIAPDVFGDSKVLFAYLYGSIAVGQSHPFSDLDIGIYAPQMPLREMLDLEMALALDIDRKLKSSPLSDVRIMNTLPLVLAGKIITEGTLIYCRDDNARIEYETSIRSAYFDFLPVIHNYQRTYLEQIAL, from the coding sequence ATGAAAAGTGCTAAAATCATAAAAAAGCTGTTAAAAATTGCACCGGATGTTTTCGGCGATTCCAAAGTTCTTTTTGCCTATCTGTATGGCAGCATTGCTGTTGGTCAGTCTCACCCGTTTAGTGATCTGGATATTGGCATTTATGCGCCTCAAATGCCCCTGAGAGAAATGCTTGATTTAGAAATGGCTCTGGCATTGGATATAGATAGAAAACTTAAGAGTAGTCCGCTGAGTGATGTCAGGATAATGAACACCCTTCCATTGGTGCTTGCAGGCAAAATTATCACTGAAGGTACCCTGATTTATTGCCGTGATGATAACGCCAGGATTGAATACGAAACGTCCATCCGAAGTGCATATTTTGATTTTTTACCGGTTATTCACAATTATCAGAGGACATATTTAGAACAAATAGCATTGTAA
- the hepT gene encoding type VII toxin-antitoxin system HepT family RNase toxin: MVSIEKISQKFIQLENYLGLLKEISKEPEEAFLKNQIIIGSAKYYLQVSIECCLDVANHIIASERLRAPNDYADSFTVLEEKGLFHQQLGQRLRQMAKFRNRLVHLYGEIDDKFVHEFLKTDVEDIRKFRKIIIEQYAK; encoded by the coding sequence ATGGTTTCAATTGAAAAGATATCACAAAAGTTTATTCAACTGGAAAACTATCTGGGATTATTAAAAGAGATTTCCAAAGAACCTGAAGAAGCCTTCTTGAAAAACCAAATCATCATCGGCAGCGCCAAGTATTATTTACAAGTCAGTATAGAATGCTGCCTTGATGTAGCGAATCATATCATCGCTTCGGAACGATTAAGAGCTCCGAACGATTATGCCGATTCTTTTACAGTACTGGAGGAAAAAGGCCTTTTCCATCAACAGCTTGGACAAAGACTGAGGCAAATGGCAAAATTCAGGAATCGGCTCGTCCATTTGTATGGAGAGATCGATGATAAATTTGTGCACGAGTTTTTAAAAACCGATGTCGAGGATATTCGAAAGTTTAGAAAAATCATAATCGAACAATATGCGAAGTAG
- a CDS encoding DUF4338 domain-containing protein — translation MFTYRGRVVTDKDIIFIKELIAQNPDASRRALSRKLCIAWNWVQANGALRDMVCRGMMLELHRAGFIRLPDKKCNPHNPFVERRKPKKIQINQTLLETKLAKIRPLEFCQVRRSPHEKMFNSLIEYYHYLGYCHSVGEQLKYIVYTDGRPIACFAWSSAARHIGCRDRFIGWDAKTRKKNLHLLAYNTRFLILPWVRVPHLASHLLGHMIKILALDWRKIYNHPIWYLETFVDKTRFAGTCYKAANWKYLGDTTGRGKNDQTFKPNRSIKAVWGYPLAKNFRSLLRGDTQ, via the coding sequence ATGTTTACGTATAGAGGCAGAGTCGTTACTGACAAAGATATTATTTTTATCAAGGAGCTTATTGCTCAAAATCCGGATGCCAGCCGCCGGGCGCTTTCCAGAAAACTGTGCATAGCCTGGAATTGGGTCCAGGCCAATGGGGCATTGCGTGATATGGTCTGTCGGGGTATGATGTTAGAACTGCACCGTGCAGGATTCATACGTCTGCCGGACAAAAAATGTAATCCCCATAATCCATTTGTAGAACGTAGAAAACCTAAAAAAATTCAGATCAATCAAACTTTACTGGAAACAAAATTAGCCAAAATACGGCCGCTTGAATTTTGCCAGGTACGCAGAAGCCCGCATGAAAAAATGTTCAACAGCCTGATCGAGTATTACCATTATCTGGGTTACTGCCATTCAGTGGGCGAACAGCTGAAATACATCGTTTATACTGATGGGCGGCCAATAGCATGTTTTGCCTGGTCTTCTGCAGCGAGGCATATAGGCTGCAGGGACAGGTTTATCGGCTGGGATGCGAAGACGCGTAAAAAAAATCTGCACCTTTTGGCGTATAATACACGATTTTTAATTCTACCATGGGTGCGCGTACCACATCTGGCCTCCCATCTTCTTGGTCACATGATAAAAATCTTGGCCCTGGATTGGCGTAAAATCTACAATCATCCCATCTGGTACCTTGAAACTTTTGTGGACAAAACCCGTTTTGCCGGTACCTGTTACAAGGCTGCGAACTGGAAGTATCTTGGAGACACCACCGGCAGGGGTAAAAATGATCAAACATTTAAACCGAACCGATCTATAAAGGCTGTTTGGGGATATCCATTAGCCAAAAATTTTCGCAGCCTTTTACGGGGGGACACACAGTGA
- the tnpC gene encoding IS66 family transposase → MKTPERIDLDVKQLDALLKRVKELLPPEDYELIKAMADTIYLLSQCVDNKAASIRRLLRMLFGATTEKTGKTKAHPKKKNSVKAKKGHGRKPAKNYTGAKKVRVFHDTLKPGDNCPECLKGKVYELKEPQRIIRITGNAPLSGTVYEMQRLRCNLCGAIFTASTPENVGEDKYDAKAKAMIALLKYGTGMPFNRLKDLQQSLGIPLPASTQFEIVDQMAMELTPIYQEFIRQGAQGDIIHNDDTTMKVLSLMKENKENNPERKGIFTTGILSKTDDHKIALFFTGRQHAGENLMDLLKRRIGLSPPIQMCDALSRNVPKEFETLLANCLTHGRRQFVDVLQSFPEECSYVLEILAEVYKNDKITKEQNMEAEERLRFHQDNSGPLMKKLNTWFHKQIDQHLVEPNSGLGQAIGYMLKHWEALTLFLREPGVPLDNNICEQALKKVVLHRKNALFYKTEHGAMVGDLFMSLIHTCNLSGTNPFDYLTALLEHASELSESPDKWMPWNYKSALIEPDNPEA, encoded by the coding sequence GTGAAGACCCCGGAACGTATAGACCTGGACGTCAAGCAGTTAGATGCTCTTTTAAAGCGTGTTAAAGAACTGTTGCCACCTGAGGACTATGAACTCATCAAGGCTATGGCTGACACTATCTACCTTTTAAGTCAGTGTGTGGACAATAAAGCCGCCTCCATACGACGGCTGTTGCGCATGCTGTTTGGTGCAACTACCGAAAAAACTGGAAAAACAAAGGCTCACCCAAAAAAGAAGAATTCTGTTAAAGCTAAAAAAGGTCATGGCCGCAAACCTGCTAAAAATTATACCGGGGCAAAAAAAGTCAGAGTCTTCCATGATACTCTTAAACCTGGAGACAACTGCCCTGAATGTTTAAAGGGCAAGGTATATGAATTAAAGGAGCCGCAGCGAATCATACGCATCACCGGAAACGCTCCATTAAGTGGAACTGTCTATGAAATGCAGCGTTTACGCTGTAATCTCTGTGGAGCAATTTTCACCGCATCGACACCTGAAAATGTGGGTGAAGACAAATATGATGCAAAAGCCAAGGCCATGATTGCTCTTTTGAAATATGGTACCGGTATGCCATTTAACAGACTTAAAGATCTTCAGCAAAGTCTTGGCATACCATTGCCTGCATCGACACAGTTCGAGATTGTCGATCAAATGGCAATGGAACTTACTCCGATTTATCAGGAATTTATCCGTCAGGGCGCTCAGGGCGATATCATTCATAATGATGACACCACTATGAAGGTTTTGTCCCTGATGAAGGAAAACAAAGAAAATAACCCGGAACGTAAAGGTATATTTACCACGGGTATACTGTCAAAAACCGATGATCATAAAATTGCACTGTTTTTTACCGGCCGTCAGCATGCCGGAGAAAACTTGATGGATTTACTTAAGCGTCGTATTGGTCTGAGCCCACCCATTCAGATGTGTGATGCTCTGTCCAGAAATGTTCCCAAAGAATTCGAAACTCTGCTGGCAAATTGTCTTACACATGGACGAAGACAGTTTGTTGACGTACTGCAAAGCTTCCCGGAAGAGTGCAGTTATGTACTCGAAATCCTCGCAGAGGTATATAAAAATGATAAGATTACCAAAGAACAGAACATGGAAGCTGAAGAACGGCTGCGGTTTCATCAGGACAACAGCGGTCCGCTGATGAAAAAGCTCAACACCTGGTTTCACAAACAAATAGACCAACATTTGGTGGAGCCCAACAGCGGGCTGGGCCAGGCTATTGGCTACATGCTCAAACATTGGGAGGCGTTGACCCTTTTTCTCAGGGAACCAGGTGTACCTTTGGACAACAATATTTGCGAACAGGCTTTGAAAAAGGTCGTTCTGCATCGCAAGAATGCTCTGTTTTATAAAACTGAGCATGGTGCCATGGTAGGTGATCTGTTCATGAGTCTGATTCATACCTGTAATTTATCCGGTACCAATCCTTTTGATTACCTGACAGCACTGCTGGAACATGCCTCTGAGTTGTCAGAATCCCCAGATAAATGGATGCCGTGGAATTATAAATCCGCACTGATTGAACCGGACAATCCTGAAGCATAA
- a CDS encoding transposase: MARKARIDAPGALHHIIVRGIERKKIFRSDYDRKNFLNRLNNLIPETQTECFAWVLIPNHVHLLLKTGLIPVSVLMSRLLTGYAVWFNKKYRRHGQLFQNRYKSILCQEDIYLKELVRYIHLNPLRAGLVEDMKSLDKYKWCGHSVLMNKASEEWQNIDYVYKLFSGKKRLAIKGYRAFVEKGISAGKRSDLTGGGLLRSIGGWSVLKDFRKAGIRVKGDERILDDSDFVENVLKAAEEEFEQKYELRAKGYDFNRVIQRVAEVMGMEIEQVTAFGKSPPTVKARSLLCFWAHRKLGMTTIEIGKKLNICQSAVSRSSIRGEKIERENRFELIG, from the coding sequence ATGGCACGAAAAGCGAGAATAGATGCACCTGGAGCACTGCATCATATAATTGTCAGGGGGATAGAACGTAAGAAAATTTTCAGATCAGATTATGATCGGAAAAACTTTTTAAATCGGCTCAATAATTTGATTCCTGAAACACAAACCGAGTGTTTTGCATGGGTATTGATTCCAAACCACGTCCACTTATTATTAAAAACCGGATTGATTCCGGTTTCTGTGTTAATGAGTCGTTTGCTCACCGGATACGCTGTATGGTTCAATAAGAAATACCGTCGCCACGGTCAACTTTTTCAAAACAGGTACAAGTCGATTTTATGCCAGGAAGATATATATCTAAAGGAATTGGTGCGTTATATCCACTTAAACCCGTTGAGGGCGGGTCTTGTGGAAGATATGAAAAGCCTGGATAAATATAAGTGGTGCGGTCACAGTGTTCTGATGAATAAAGCCAGTGAGGAATGGCAGAATATCGATTATGTTTATAAACTGTTTTCCGGCAAAAAAAGATTGGCAATAAAAGGGTATCGAGCGTTTGTGGAAAAAGGTATAAGCGCAGGTAAACGGTCGGATCTTACCGGTGGTGGATTATTAAGGAGTATAGGCGGCTGGTCGGTTCTCAAAGATTTTCGCAAAGCAGGCATACGTGTTAAGGGAGATGAACGCATTTTAGATGACAGTGATTTTGTTGAAAATGTTTTAAAGGCCGCCGAAGAAGAATTTGAGCAGAAATATGAATTAAGAGCCAAAGGTTATGATTTCAATCGGGTAATACAGCGGGTTGCCGAAGTGATGGGCATGGAGATTGAGCAGGTAACGGCTTTCGGGAAATCACCGCCAACAGTTAAAGCGCGAAGTCTTTTATGTTTTTGGGCTCATCGAAAGCTCGGCATGACAACCATTGAAATTGGAAAAAAGCTGAATATATGCCAATCAGCGGTAAGTCGTTCATCTATAAGAGGTGAAAAAATTGAAAGAGAAAACAGATTTGAGTTGATAGGGTAA
- a CDS encoding ATP-binding protein produces the protein MKNLPIGIQTFSDIIQNDYLYVDKTEKIFDLVKNPKGVYFLSRPRRFGKSLLISTLNEIFEGEKELFRGLWIYKADLAWEKHPVVKIDFSKSKARNGDELINYIVYQLDKTAQLYGITLEQTQYDIKFDELLTKLSGINKVVVLIDEYDKPIIDNIENKELAIELREILKGFYTIIKACDEHIRFVLLTCVSKFSRAGVFSGLNNLKDISMNAGYSSLLGITRQEMESCFKKHIDQFLKSEGIDKSELIKKITYWYDGFCFSRSGEKIFNPFSLLLLFDNSEFSNYWFESATPSFLIKLIKEKRFDLNRLDRVEVSESAFSSYEMENLKVVPILFQTGYLTITGYDKERMGYTLAYPNFEVKNSMIECLAEAYSFVERELVNGYAWKLIDALRGHDFEIFFDTLRVFFANIPYDLQINKEKYYQTVFYLIFSLIGLKVKAEVKTNKGRIDAVIIDKDIYIFEFKFNGDKNKALSQIKEKKYFEKYFEKYQNTGKEIYLFGVEFTDRNVGEWMVEKI, from the coding sequence ATGAAAAATCTTCCAATAGGGATACAAACATTTTCTGATATCATTCAAAATGATTATCTGTATGTGGACAAGACGGAAAAGATATTCGACCTTGTAAAAAATCCAAAGGGTGTATATTTTCTTTCCAGGCCGAGACGGTTCGGCAAAAGCCTTTTGATCTCCACGTTGAATGAGATATTTGAAGGTGAGAAGGAGCTGTTTAGGGGGCTGTGGATATACAAGGCAGATTTAGCATGGGAAAAACATCCGGTTGTGAAGATAGATTTCAGTAAATCAAAGGCGCGAAACGGAGATGAGCTGATAAACTATATTGTATATCAGCTTGATAAAACAGCGCAGCTTTACGGAATCACCCTTGAACAAACGCAGTATGATATAAAGTTTGATGAACTTTTGACCAAATTGAGTGGAATCAATAAAGTCGTTGTTCTTATTGACGAATATGACAAGCCGATCATTGACAATATAGAAAACAAGGAACTGGCTATTGAGCTTCGTGAAATATTAAAGGGGTTTTATACCATTATCAAGGCATGTGATGAACATATCAGGTTTGTTCTCCTGACATGTGTGAGCAAGTTTTCCAGGGCGGGTGTTTTCAGCGGATTGAACAATCTAAAAGATATTTCCATGAATGCCGGATATTCATCGCTTCTCGGAATAACCCGGCAAGAAATGGAGAGCTGTTTTAAAAAGCATATTGATCAGTTTTTAAAATCCGAAGGTATTGATAAATCCGAACTGATTAAAAAGATAACATACTGGTACGATGGTTTTTGCTTTAGCCGGAGCGGTGAAAAGATTTTTAATCCGTTTTCATTGCTTCTTTTGTTCGATAACTCAGAATTTAGCAATTACTGGTTTGAAAGTGCTACCCCGAGTTTTTTAATAAAACTTATAAAGGAAAAAAGATTTGATTTAAATAGATTAGACAGAGTCGAGGTGAGTGAATCCGCGTTTAGCTCATACGAAATGGAAAATTTGAAAGTCGTACCGATACTCTTTCAGACCGGATATCTGACCATCACAGGCTATGATAAGGAAAGGATGGGATATACCCTGGCGTATCCAAATTTTGAGGTGAAAAACTCAATGATCGAATGCCTGGCCGAGGCATATTCTTTTGTGGAAAGAGAGTTGGTTAATGGTTACGCATGGAAGTTGATTGATGCGCTGCGCGGGCATGATTTTGAAATATTTTTTGATACCTTGCGCGTTTTTTTTGCCAACATTCCATACGATCTTCAAATAAACAAAGAAAAATATTATCAGACAGTTTTTTACCTGATATTTTCTCTTATCGGGTTAAAGGTAAAAGCAGAAGTAAAAACAAACAAGGGCAGGATAGATGCTGTCATTATTGATAAAGATATCTATATTTTTGAATTCAAATTTAATGGGGATAAGAATAAAGCTTTAAGTCAGATTAAAGAGAAGAAGTATTTCGAGAAGTATTTCGAGAAGTATCAAAACACGGGCAAGGAAATTTATCTGTTCGGGGTTGAATTTACCGATCGTAACGTGGGTGAATGGATGGTTGAGAAGATATAA
- a CDS encoding transposase: MARKARIDALGALHHIIVRGIERKKIFRSDYDRKNFLNRLNNLIPETQTECFAWVLMPNHVHLLLKTGLIPVSVLMSRLLTGYAVWFNKKYSRHGQLFQNRYKSILCQEDIYLKELVRYIHLNPLRAGLVEDMKSLDKYKWCGHSVLMNKTSEEWQNIDYVYKLFSGKKRLAIKGYRAFVEKGISAGKRQDLTGGGLLRSIGGWSVLKDFRKAGIRVKGDERILGDSDFVENVLKAAEEEFEQKYELRAKGYDFNRVIQRVAEVMGMEIEQVTAFGKSPPTVKARSLLCFWARRKLGMTTIEIGKKLNICQSAVSRSSIRGEKIERENRFELIA, from the coding sequence ATGGCACGAAAAGCGAGAATAGATGCACTTGGAGCACTGCATCATATAATTGTCAGGGGAATAGAACGCAAGAAAATTTTCAGATCAGATTATGATCGGAAAAACTTTTTAAATCGGCTCAATAATTTGATTCCTGAAACACAAACCGAGTGCTTTGCATGGGTCTTGATGCCAAACCACGTCCACTTATTATTAAAAACCGGATTGATTCCGGTTTCTGTGTTAATGAGTCGTTTGCTCACCGGATACGCGGTATGGTTCAATAAGAAATACTCTCGCCACGGTCAACTTTTTCAAAACAGGTACAAGTCAATTTTATGCCAGGAAGATATATATCTAAAGGAATTAGTGCGTTATATCCACTTAAACCCGTTGAGGGCGGGTCTTGTGGAAGATATGAAAAGCCTGGATAAATATAAGTGGTGTGGTCACAGCGTTCTGATGAATAAAACCAGTGAGGAATGGCAGAATATCGATTATGTTTATAAACTGTTTTCCGGCAAAAAAAGATTGGCAATAAAAGGGTATCGAGCGTTTGTGGAAAAAGGTATAAGCGCAGGTAAACGGCAGGATCTTACCGGTGGTGGATTATTAAGGAGTATAGGCGGCTGGTCGGTTCTCAAAGATTTTCGCAAAGCAGGCATACGTGTTAAGGGAGATGAACGCATTTTAGGTGACAGTGATTTTGTTGAAAATGTTTTAAAGGCCGCCGAAGAAGAATTTGAGCAGAAATATGAATTAAGAGCCAAAGGTTATGATTTCAATCGGGTAATACAGCGGGTTGCCGAAGTGATGGGCATGGAGATTGAGCAGGTAACGGCTTTCGGGAAATCACCGCCAACAGTGAAAGCGCGAAGTCTTTTATGTTTTTGGGCTCGTCGAAAGCTCGGCATGACAACCATTGAAATTGGAAAAAAGCTGAATATATGCCAATCAGCGGTAAGTCGTTCATCCATAAGAGGTGAAAAAATTGAAAGAGAAAACAGATTTGAGTTGATAGCGTAA
- a CDS encoding transposase — MPRLPRTVFAGIPHHITQRGNRRENVFFSDGDRAAYLEWLQLYCEQHAVQIQAYCLMTNHIHIVATPDTAEGLQKVFKPLHMRYAQRVNRLKGWNGHLWQGRFFSSPLDDQYLWSAIRYVERNPVRAGMVEKAEDYPWSSAPAHCGLKEDDILGKKEDWGNMLVSTDDWSSWLAVKEDSERLDELLKHVEKGLPCGSESFVKALGDQASPY; from the coding sequence ATGCCAAGATTACCACGAACTGTTTTTGCTGGAATTCCTCATCATATTACTCAGCGAGGGAATAGAAGGGAAAATGTATTTTTCAGCGATGGTGATAGAGCCGCTTATTTAGAATGGTTACAGCTATATTGTGAACAACATGCCGTGCAAATACAGGCCTACTGTCTTATGACTAATCATATTCACATAGTTGCAACACCAGATACAGCAGAAGGCTTGCAGAAGGTGTTCAAGCCTTTGCATATGCGCTATGCACAACGTGTAAACAGGCTAAAAGGCTGGAATGGTCATTTATGGCAAGGTCGGTTCTTTTCTTCACCGCTGGATGATCAATATCTTTGGTCGGCTATCCGTTATGTTGAGCGAAACCCTGTGCGTGCGGGCATGGTGGAAAAGGCTGAGGATTATCCTTGGTCAAGTGCGCCTGCACATTGTGGTCTGAAAGAGGACGATATTCTTGGTAAAAAAGAAGACTGGGGTAATATGCTTGTTTCTACAGATGATTGGTCTAGCTGGCTTGCGGTTAAAGAAGATAGTGAACGGCTGGATGAGTTGCTTAAACATGTTGAAAAAGGGCTTCCTTGTGGTTCGGAGAGTTTTGTAAAAGCGCTGGGTGATCAAGCGTCCCCTTATTAA
- a CDS encoding transposase — protein MIHLKHGTKSETRIDAPGALHHIIVSGIERKKIFRSDYDRKNFLNRLNNLIPETQTECFAWVLIPNHVHLLLKTGLIPVSVLMSRLLTGYAVWFNKKYRRHGQLFQNRYKSILCQEDIYLKELVRYIHLNPLRASLVEDMKSLDKYKWCGHSVLMNKASEEWQNIDYVYKLFSGKKRLAIKGYRAFIEKGISAGKRQDRVLSASVHSAKKNLA, from the coding sequence ATGATACATCTTAAACATGGCACGAAAAGCGAGACGAGAATAGATGCACCTGGAGCACTGCATCATATAATTGTCAGTGGGATAGAACGTAAGAAAATTTTCAGATCAGATTATGATCGGAAAAACTTTTTAAATCGGCTCAATAATTTGATTCCTGAAACACAAACCGAGTGTTTTGCATGGGTATTGATTCCAAACCACGTCCACTTATTATTAAAAACCGGATTGATTCCGGTTTCTGTGTTAATGAGTCGTTTGCTCACCGGATACGCGGTATGGTTCAATAAGAAATACCGTCGCCACGGTCAACTTTTTCAAAACAGGTACAAGTCGATTTTATGCCAGGAAGATATATATCTAAAGGAATTGGTGCGTTATATCCACTTAAACCCGTTGAGGGCGAGTCTTGTGGAAGATATGAAAAGCCTGGATAAATATAAGTGGTGCGGTCACAGTGTTCTGATGAATAAAGCCAGTGAGGAATGGCAGAATATCGATTATGTTTATAAACTGTTTTCCGGCAAAAAAAGATTGGCAATAAAAGGGTATCGAGCGTTTATTGAAAAAGGTATAAGCGCAGGTAAACGGCAGGATCGTGTCCTTTCGGCAAGCGTGCATAGCGCAAAAAAAAATTTAGCGTAG
- a CDS encoding type II toxin-antitoxin system VapC family toxin, whose amino-acid sequence MKILVDTHIFLWMLSCPDRLNQKRHYDLVSPANEVFLSSMSIAELMIKHSIGKINIEFDPLEMAQEMGLEVLDFSGSDAMVLGELPLHHKDPFDRMLIAQSLTNKLSLMSDDSKFLQYDCKII is encoded by the coding sequence GTGAAAATTTTAGTTGATACCCATATTTTCCTGTGGATGCTGTCTTGCCCGGACAGACTCAATCAGAAAAGGCATTATGACCTTGTGTCTCCAGCAAATGAAGTCTTCCTAAGTTCCATGAGCATTGCCGAGCTTATGATTAAACATTCGATTGGCAAAATCAACATTGAGTTTGATCCGCTTGAAATGGCGCAGGAAATGGGGCTTGAAGTTCTTGATTTCTCCGGATCTGATGCAATGGTTTTAGGTGAATTGCCGCTTCACCATAAAGATCCTTTTGACCGGATGTTAATCGCACAGTCCTTGACAAACAAGCTTTCCCTGATGTCTGATGATTCTAAATTTTTGCAATATGACTGTAAAATTATTTAA
- the tnpB gene encoding IS66 family insertion sequence element accessory protein TnpB (TnpB, as the term is used for proteins encoded by IS66 family insertion elements, is considered an accessory protein, since TnpC, encoded by a neighboring gene, is a DDE family transposase.), with protein sequence MIQITPQMRILLAIDPVDFRKGIDGLNAVCRQVLRSDPFSGYVFIFRNKKATAIKIIMYDGQGFWMCQKRLSKGRFNWWPNKSGEAVRPLAVHELQLLIWNGNPVKAHVAPLWRPIPVKK encoded by the coding sequence ATGATTCAGATAACTCCGCAAATGCGTATCCTGCTGGCCATAGACCCGGTGGATTTCAGAAAAGGTATCGACGGTCTAAATGCTGTTTGTCGGCAGGTGCTGCGCTCCGATCCATTTTCAGGGTATGTTTTTATTTTTCGTAATAAAAAGGCAACTGCCATAAAGATCATTATGTATGATGGCCAAGGATTCTGGATGTGTCAGAAAAGGCTGTCTAAGGGACGTTTCAACTGGTGGCCAAACAAATCCGGTGAGGCGGTCAGGCCTCTGGCCGTTCATGAACTGCAGCTTCTGATCTGGAACGGTAATCCTGTAAAGGCTCATGTTGCACCATTGTGGCGGCCAATTCCTGTAAAAAAATAA
- a CDS encoding type II toxin-antitoxin system Phd/YefM family antitoxin: MIINVSKAKANLSKLIDMAYHGEEVIIAKNNLPLVELVIHKPKAKRKLGLLAGQISIPDNFMDEDEEINAMFYGEHS; this comes from the coding sequence ATGATTATCAATGTATCCAAAGCCAAGGCAAACCTTTCTAAACTTATAGATATGGCTTATCACGGCGAAGAGGTGATAATTGCAAAGAATAATTTGCCCCTCGTTGAATTAGTCATACATAAACCTAAAGCAAAACGCAAACTCGGTTTGCTTGCAGGACAGATCAGTATCCCGGATAATTTTATGGATGAGGATGAGGAAATAAATGCCATGTTTTATGGTGAACACTCGTGA